One genomic segment of Rhizobium gallicum bv. gallicum R602sp includes these proteins:
- a CDS encoding c-type cytochrome: protein MRYRILLAGLCVAMLPAFGVNAQEGDAAAGATVFKKCAICHVADTDKNKVGPSLNRILGRKAATHPNFSYSPAMKKAGEGGLVWDEATLRDYLHDPKGKIKGTKMVFAGLKDDSEINNLIAYLKQFSQ from the coding sequence ATGCGGTATCGCATTCTCTTAGCCGGCTTATGTGTTGCCATGCTTCCTGCTTTTGGCGTGAATGCCCAAGAGGGCGATGCCGCGGCGGGCGCTACTGTTTTCAAAAAATGCGCCATATGTCATGTGGCCGATACGGACAAGAACAAGGTCGGTCCGTCGCTGAACCGGATTCTTGGCAGGAAGGCGGCGACGCATCCGAATTTCAGCTATTCCCCGGCAATGAAGAAAGCAGGCGAGGGCGGGCTTGTTTGGGATGAGGCAACACTGCGCGACTATCTCCACGATCCCAAGGGAAAGATAAAGGGAACGAAGATGGTGTTTGCCGGGCTGAAGGATGACAGCGAGATCAACAACCTCATCGCTTACCTCAAGCAGTTTTCCCAATAG
- the ftsH gene encoding ATP-dependent zinc metalloprotease FtsH — protein MNPNLRNFALWAIIALLLIALFSMFQTTPAQTGSRDIPYSQFLREVDAGRVKEVVVTGNRVSGSYVENGTTFQTYSPVIDDNLLERLQSKNVLVSARPETDGSSGFLSYLGTLLPMLLILGVWLFFMRQMQGGSRGAMGFGKSKAKLLTEAHGRVTFDDVAGVDEAKQDLEEIVEFLRDPQKFQRLGGKIPRGVLLVGPPGTGKTLLARSVAGEANVPFFTISGSDFVEMFVGVGASRVRDMFEQAKKNAPCIIFIDEIDAVGRHRGAGLGGGNDEREQTLNQLLVEMDGFEANEGIILIAATNRPDVLDPALLRPGRFDRQVVVPNPDIVGRERILKVHARNVPLAPNVDLKVLARGTPGFSGADLMNLVNEAALMAARRNKRVVTMQEFEDAKDKIMMGAERRSSAMTEAEKKLTAYHEAGHAITALNVAVADPLHKATIIPRGRSLGMVMQLPEGDRYSMSYKWMVSRLCIMMGGRVAEELTFGKENITSGASSDIEQATKLARAMVTQWGFSDQLGQVAYGENQQEVFLGHSVSQSKNVSEATAQKIDNEVRRLIDEAYTQARDILTEKHDDFVALAEGLLEYETLTGEEIKALLRGEKPARDLGDDSPPSRGSAVPKAGARPASKGDEPEAGLEPQPH, from the coding sequence ATGAACCCTAACTTACGTAATTTCGCCTTGTGGGCAATCATAGCGCTTCTGCTGATTGCCCTTTTCAGCATGTTCCAGACGACGCCGGCGCAGACCGGCTCGCGCGACATACCCTATTCGCAGTTCCTGCGTGAGGTCGATGCGGGCCGCGTCAAGGAAGTCGTCGTCACGGGCAACCGTGTGTCGGGAAGCTATGTTGAAAACGGCACCACCTTCCAGACCTATTCTCCTGTCATAGATGACAACCTGCTCGAGCGCCTGCAGTCGAAGAACGTCCTGGTTTCGGCCCGGCCTGAAACCGACGGTTCGTCAGGCTTCCTGAGCTATCTCGGCACGCTGCTGCCGATGCTGCTCATTCTCGGCGTCTGGCTGTTCTTCATGCGGCAGATGCAAGGCGGCTCGCGTGGCGCGATGGGCTTCGGCAAGTCGAAGGCCAAGCTGCTCACGGAGGCGCATGGCCGCGTCACCTTCGATGACGTCGCAGGCGTCGACGAAGCCAAGCAGGACTTGGAAGAAATCGTCGAATTCCTGCGCGATCCGCAGAAGTTCCAGCGCCTCGGCGGCAAGATCCCGCGCGGCGTGCTGCTTGTCGGCCCTCCGGGTACCGGTAAGACGCTGCTCGCCCGCTCCGTTGCCGGCGAAGCCAACGTCCCGTTCTTCACCATCTCGGGTTCCGATTTCGTCGAAATGTTCGTCGGCGTCGGCGCAAGTCGCGTCCGCGACATGTTCGAGCAGGCGAAGAAGAATGCGCCCTGCATCATCTTCATCGACGAAATCGACGCCGTCGGCCGCCATCGCGGCGCCGGTCTTGGCGGCGGCAACGACGAGCGCGAACAGACGCTCAACCAGTTGCTGGTCGAGATGGACGGCTTTGAGGCCAATGAAGGCATCATCCTGATCGCCGCGACCAACCGCCCTGACGTTCTCGACCCCGCACTGCTACGTCCGGGCCGTTTCGATCGTCAGGTTGTCGTTCCGAATCCGGATATCGTCGGCCGCGAGCGCATCCTCAAGGTACATGCCCGCAACGTTCCGCTGGCGCCGAATGTCGACCTCAAGGTTCTCGCCCGCGGTACGCCCGGCTTCTCCGGTGCTGACCTGATGAACCTCGTCAACGAAGCCGCCCTGATGGCCGCACGCCGCAACAAGCGCGTCGTCACCATGCAGGAATTCGAAGACGCCAAGGACAAGATCATGATGGGCGCCGAGCGCCGCTCTTCGGCGATGACCGAAGCGGAAAAGAAGCTCACGGCCTATCACGAAGCTGGCCATGCGATCACGGCGCTCAACGTCGCCGTCGCCGATCCGCTGCACAAGGCAACGATCATTCCGCGCGGCCGTTCTCTCGGCATGGTCATGCAGTTGCCCGAAGGCGACCGCTACTCGATGAGCTATAAGTGGATGGTCTCGCGCCTCTGCATCATGATGGGCGGCCGCGTTGCGGAAGAACTAACCTTCGGCAAGGAGAACATCACCTCCGGTGCGTCCTCGGATATCGAGCAGGCCACCAAGCTTGCCCGCGCGATGGTCACGCAGTGGGGCTTTTCCGACCAGCTCGGTCAGGTTGCCTATGGCGAAAACCAGCAGGAGGTCTTCCTCGGCCATTCCGTATCGCAATCGAAGAACGTTTCCGAGGCCACGGCTCAAAAGATCGACAACGAAGTGCGTCGGCTTATTGACGAGGCATACACGCAGGCGCGTGATATCCTCACCGAAAAGCACGACGATTTCGTCGCGCTTGCCGAAGGCTTGCTTGAGTACGAAACGCTGACCGGCGAGGAAATCAAGGCGCTGCTGCGCGGTGAAAAGCCCGCTCGCGACCTTGGCGACGATTCGCCGCCGAGCCGCGGCTCGGCCGTGCCGAAAGCCGGCGCACGCCCGGCTTCCAAGGGCGACGAGCCGGAAGCAGGGCTCGAGCCTCAGCCGCATTGA
- the ctaD gene encoding cytochrome c oxidase subunit I has translation MVDIRSGAGEVIPPAEVEDVELYHPKSWWTKYVFSQDAKIIAVQYSVTAMAIGFVALVLSWLMRLQLAFPGYFAFIDAEHYYQFITMHGMIMVIYLLTALFLGGFGNYLIPLMLGARDMVFPYANMLSYWIYLLAVLVLVAGFFAPGGPTGAGWTLYPPQAILSGTPGGQDWGIILMLSSLILFIIGFTMGGLNYVVTVLQGRARGMTLMRMPLTVWGIFTATVMALLAFPALFVAAVMMLFDRLLGTSFFMPAIVEMGTQLQQGGGSPILFQHLFWFFGHPEVYIVALPAFGIVSDLISTHARKNIFGYRMMVWAILIIGALSFIVWAHHMYVSGMNPNFGFFFAVTTLIIAVPTAIKVYNWVLTLWRGDIHLTLPMLFALAFILTFVNGGLTGLFLGNVVVDVPLSDTMFVVAHFHMVMGVAPILVIFGAIYHWYPKVTGRMLDETLGHIHFWTTFIGTYAIFFPMHYLGLVGVPRRYYEMGETAFVPPSADTLNVFITAAALIVGAAQIVFLFNLVWSLFRGREAGGNPWRATTLEWQTPQTPPVHGNWGKELPVVYRWAYDYSVPGNSQDFLAQNDPGTARTTAGAAS, from the coding sequence ATGGTCGATATCCGATCGGGCGCCGGGGAGGTCATCCCGCCTGCAGAAGTCGAAGATGTGGAACTTTACCATCCGAAGAGCTGGTGGACGAAATATGTCTTCAGCCAGGATGCCAAGATCATTGCCGTCCAATACTCGGTGACGGCGATGGCGATCGGTTTCGTGGCGCTCGTCCTGTCCTGGTTGATGCGCCTGCAGCTTGCCTTTCCCGGTTACTTCGCTTTCATCGACGCGGAGCACTATTACCAGTTCATCACCATGCATGGCATGATCATGGTGATCTATCTTCTCACCGCACTGTTTCTCGGCGGTTTCGGCAACTACCTCATTCCCCTGATGCTCGGCGCCAGGGACATGGTGTTTCCCTATGCCAACATGCTGAGTTACTGGATCTATCTGCTCGCCGTGCTGGTGCTCGTCGCCGGATTTTTCGCGCCCGGCGGACCAACCGGGGCCGGCTGGACGCTCTATCCGCCGCAAGCCATTCTTTCGGGCACGCCGGGCGGACAGGACTGGGGCATCATTCTCATGCTGTCGTCGCTGATCCTGTTCATCATCGGCTTCACGATGGGCGGCCTGAATTATGTCGTGACCGTGCTGCAGGGACGCGCGCGCGGCATGACGCTGATGCGCATGCCGCTGACGGTCTGGGGAATTTTCACCGCGACGGTCATGGCGCTGCTTGCCTTTCCCGCACTTTTCGTTGCCGCCGTGATGATGCTGTTCGACCGGCTGCTCGGGACGAGCTTCTTCATGCCTGCCATCGTGGAGATGGGCACGCAGCTGCAGCAGGGTGGCGGCAGTCCCATCCTTTTCCAGCATCTCTTCTGGTTCTTCGGCCATCCCGAGGTCTATATCGTGGCGCTCCCCGCCTTCGGGATCGTCTCCGATCTCATTAGCACGCATGCGCGAAAGAATATCTTCGGCTATCGCATGATGGTCTGGGCGATCCTGATCATCGGGGCGCTCAGCTTCATCGTCTGGGCGCATCACATGTATGTCAGCGGCATGAACCCGAATTTCGGCTTCTTCTTTGCCGTCACGACGCTCATCATTGCGGTGCCGACAGCGATCAAGGTCTATAACTGGGTGCTGACGCTCTGGCGCGGCGATATCCACCTGACGCTGCCGATGCTTTTTGCGCTCGCCTTCATTCTGACTTTCGTCAATGGCGGCCTGACGGGGCTGTTCCTCGGCAATGTGGTCGTCGACGTGCCGCTGTCCGATACGATGTTTGTGGTGGCGCATTTTCACATGGTGATGGGCGTGGCACCGATCCTGGTCATTTTCGGTGCGATCTATCATTGGTATCCGAAGGTGACCGGGCGCATGCTGGACGAGACGCTGGGGCACATCCATTTCTGGACCACGTTCATCGGCACCTATGCGATCTTCTTTCCCATGCACTATCTCGGCCTGGTGGGCGTGCCTCGCCGCTATTATGAGATGGGCGAGACGGCTTTCGTTCCGCCGTCCGCCGATACGCTGAACGTTTTCATCACCGCTGCTGCGCTGATTGTCGGGGCAGCGCAGATCGTCTTCCTGTTCAACCTGGTCTGGAGCCTTTTCAGGGGCCGGGAAGCCGGCGGCAATCCGTGGCGTGCGACAACGCTGGAATGGCAGACGCCGCAGACCCCGCCGGTGCATGGCAACTGGGGCAAGGAACTGCCGGTGGTCTACCGTTGGGCGTATGATTACAGCGTGCCAGGCAATAGCCAGGACTTCCTTGCGCAGAATGATCCGGGCACCGCCCGGACGACGGCGGGAGCAGCTTCATGA
- the glmM gene encoding phosphoglucosamine mutase yields the protein MKRRYFGTDGIRGQSNIFPMTPDLAMRVGIAVGTIFRRGNHRHRVVIGKDTRLSGYMLENAMVAGFTAAGVDAFVLGPIPTPAVAMLTRSLRADIGVMISASHNPYEDNGIKLFGPDGYKLSDDIEIQIEDLMEKDLHTQLAKSDDIGRAKRIDGVHDRYIEHAKRTLPRDVTLQGLRIAIDCANGAAYKVAPAVLWELGADVVTIGNEPNGTNINLNCGSTSPVALQKKVDEVRADIGIALDGDADRVIIVDENGTMVDGDQLMAVIAETWAENQQLRGNGIVATVMSNLGLERFLEGKGMGLARTKVGDRYVVEHMRQHNFNVGGEQSGHIVLSDYGTTGDGLVAALQILAAVKRTGKTVSEVCRRFEPVPQLLRNVRISSGKPLEDLQVQQAIADAEAELSKNGRLVIRPSGTEPLIRVMAEGDDRAQIERIVNELIGMISGVRTAA from the coding sequence ATGAAAAGACGTTACTTCGGCACAGACGGCATTCGCGGGCAGTCGAATATCTTCCCGATGACGCCGGATCTGGCGATGCGGGTCGGCATTGCAGTCGGTACGATCTTCCGCCGCGGCAATCACCGCCATCGCGTGGTCATCGGCAAAGACACGCGTCTCTCCGGCTATATGCTGGAAAATGCCATGGTGGCGGGCTTCACGGCCGCTGGTGTCGATGCATTCGTTCTTGGCCCGATTCCGACGCCCGCAGTCGCCATGCTGACACGTTCGCTGCGTGCCGATATCGGCGTCATGATTTCCGCCTCGCACAATCCATACGAGGACAATGGCATCAAGCTCTTTGGCCCCGACGGCTACAAGCTTTCCGACGATATCGAAATACAGATCGAAGACTTGATGGAGAAGGATCTCCACACGCAACTTGCCAAGTCCGACGACATCGGCCGTGCCAAGCGCATCGATGGCGTGCATGACCGCTACATCGAGCATGCGAAGCGCACGCTGCCGCGCGATGTCACGCTGCAGGGCCTGAGGATTGCGATCGACTGCGCCAATGGTGCCGCCTATAAAGTGGCACCGGCCGTGCTTTGGGAACTCGGCGCCGATGTCGTAACGATCGGCAACGAGCCGAACGGGACCAACATCAATCTCAACTGCGGTTCCACGAGCCCCGTTGCCTTGCAGAAGAAGGTCGACGAAGTGCGGGCCGATATCGGTATCGCGCTCGATGGCGACGCCGATCGGGTCATCATCGTGGATGAAAACGGCACGATGGTCGACGGCGACCAGCTGATGGCGGTGATCGCCGAAACGTGGGCGGAGAACCAGCAGCTTCGCGGCAACGGCATCGTTGCGACCGTGATGTCGAACCTCGGCCTGGAACGCTTTCTCGAAGGCAAGGGGATGGGTCTTGCCCGCACCAAGGTTGGCGACCGCTATGTCGTCGAGCACATGCGCCAGCACAATTTCAACGTCGGCGGCGAACAGTCCGGGCATATCGTGCTCTCGGACTACGGCACGACCGGCGATGGCCTTGTTGCCGCGCTGCAGATTCTTGCTGCCGTCAAGCGCACTGGCAAGACCGTCAGCGAAGTCTGCCGCCGCTTCGAGCCGGTGCCGCAGCTTCTGCGCAATGTCCGCATTTCCAGCGGCAAGCCGCTGGAAGACCTGCAGGTGCAGCAGGCAATCGCCGATGCGGAAGCCGAGCTTTCCAAGAACGGCCGCCTCGTTATCCGCCCCTCCGGCACCGAACCGCTAATCCGCGTCATGGCGGAAGGCGACGACCGGGCGCAGATCGAGCGCATTGTCAACGAGCTGATCGGCATGATCTCGGGCGTCCGTACCGCCGCTTAG
- a CDS encoding cytochrome c oxidase subunit II: MAIVLVLVLLVVGSVVFHLLSPWWWTPIASNWSYIDNTLLITFAITGLVFVAVGSFMAYCVFRFRHKPGNQAAYEPENRRLEIWLAVVTSVGVAAMLAPGLVVWNQFITVPADAHQIEVVAQQWQWSFRMPGADGRLGKSDTREVSPENPLGLNKNDTAGLDDVIVEGGELHLPIGKPVKVLLRSIDVLHDFYVPEFRAKMDMIPGMVTYFWFTPTRTGTFEILCAELCGVGHSQMRGTVMIDEEVAYQAWLAEQTTFTQMLASGQAQPAEQAQ; encoded by the coding sequence ATGGCTATCGTGCTGGTTCTGGTTCTGCTGGTCGTGGGATCCGTCGTGTTCCATTTGCTGAGCCCGTGGTGGTGGACGCCGATCGCCTCCAACTGGAGCTACATCGACAACACCCTGCTGATCACCTTTGCGATCACCGGTCTGGTGTTCGTGGCGGTGGGTTCCTTCATGGCCTATTGCGTGTTCCGGTTCCGGCACAAACCCGGAAACCAGGCTGCCTATGAGCCGGAAAACAGGCGGCTGGAGATATGGCTTGCGGTGGTAACCTCCGTCGGGGTTGCCGCGATGCTTGCGCCCGGGCTCGTCGTGTGGAACCAGTTCATCACCGTGCCCGCCGATGCGCACCAGATCGAGGTCGTCGCTCAACAGTGGCAGTGGAGTTTCCGGATGCCGGGCGCAGACGGACGGCTGGGGAAATCCGATACCCGTGAGGTCAGTCCGGAAAATCCCCTTGGCCTGAACAAGAACGACACCGCAGGGCTCGACGACGTCATCGTCGAGGGAGGTGAGTTGCACCTGCCGATCGGCAAGCCGGTCAAGGTCCTGCTTCGTTCGATCGACGTCCTTCATGATTTCTACGTGCCGGAGTTCCGGGCAAAGATGGATATGATCCCCGGCATGGTGACCTATTTCTGGTTTACGCCGACGCGCACGGGAACGTTCGAAATCCTTTGCGCCGAGCTGTGCGGCGTCGGGCATTCGCAAATGCGCGGAACGGTCATGATCGATGAGGAGGTCGCCTACCAGGCGTGGCTGGCGGAGCAGACGACATTCACGCAGATGCTGGCATCGGGGCAAGCGCAGCCGGCAGAACAGGCGCAGTAA